The following nucleotide sequence is from uncultured Draconibacterium sp..
CTGATTGTTGGTATTATCGCTTATTTTGCTTACAATATTCTTGTATCGAATGTAGAGAAAGTGGTATTTAAAATGGAAGCAACCACTTCTGAGTTTATGGATCTGTTAAACGAACCGGCATAATCTGACGTAAATGGCACTAAAAAAGAGAAATAAAGTAAACGCTTCATTTAGCATGTCGTCGATGACCGACATTGTATTTCTGTTGCTTATTTTCTTTATGGTTACCTCTACACTGATTGCGCCAAATGCTTTAAAATTATTACTTCCACAAAGTAACAATCAAACAGCGGCCAAGCCAATTACAACCATATCGATTACATCAGATTTGAAATACTACATTAACGACGATAATAAACTTCAACGGGTAAGTTTCGGCGAAATAGAACCTTATCTTCAGAACAAATTTGGCTCGGGAAACGACGATATTTTTATTTCGTTACATGCCGACCAATCAGT
It contains:
- a CDS encoding biopolymer transporter ExbD, producing the protein MALKKRNKVNASFSMSSMTDIVFLLLIFFMVTSTLIAPNALKLLLPQSNNQTAAKPITTISITSDLKYYINDDNKLQRVSFGEIEPYLQNKFGSGNDDIFISLHADQSVPVNEVVKIMNIARKNKYKMILATSPE